In Mailhella massiliensis, a genomic segment contains:
- a CDS encoding IS5 family transposase (programmed frameshift), producing the protein MKELFYLSHEQIARIKRYFPRSHGIPRVDDRRVVSGIIYVIKHGLQWKDAPREYGPYKTLYNRFIRWSRLGVFNRIFAELVEQNGSTTRLMIDATHLKAHRTAASLLKKGAFSRCIGRTKGGLNSKLHAVCNAFGQPLAFHLSGGQVSDYKGAAVLLDTLPQAGELLADRGYDADWFRHALSRKGITPCIPGRHSRKTPVAYDKEVYKQRHKIEIMFGRLKDWRRIAMRYDRCAHTFFSAICLAAIVIFYI; encoded by the exons NTGAAGGAACTTTTTTATCTTTCTCATGAACAGATTGCTCGTATCAAACGCTACTTTCCTCGTTCCCATGGCATTCCGAGAGTCGATGACAGGCGTGTCGTCAGCGGCATTATCTATGTCATCAAGCACGGCCTGCAATGGAAAGATGCTCCGCGCGAGTATGGACCATACAAAACTCTCTACAATCGTTTTATCCGCTGGAGCCGATTGGGTGTCTTTAACAGGATTTTTGCGGAGCTTGTTGAGCAAAACGGCTCCACAACACGCTTGATGATTGATGCCACACATCTCAAGGCACACAGGACAGCAGCAAGTTTGCTGAAAAAAGGGGCCT TTTCCCGATGTATCGGACGCACAAAAGGCGGCCTGAATTCAAAACTCCACGCTGTCTGCAATGCCTTCGGTCAACCGTTGGCCTTCCATCTGTCCGGCGGTCAGGTGAGCGACTACAAAGGCGCTGCTGTCCTGCTTGATACTCTGCCGCAGGCCGGGGAGCTTCTGGCGGATAGAGGCTATGATGCCGACTGGTTTCGTCATGCCTTGTCCCGTAAAGGAATCACGCCGTGTATTCCCGGCAGACACAGCCGGAAAACTCCGGTGGCCTATGACAAGGAGGTTTATAAGCAGCGGCACAAGATAGAAATCATGTTCGGCCGACTCAAGGATTGGCGCAGAATAGCCATGCGTTATGACCGTTGTGCCCACACGTTCTTTTCGGCTATTTGTCTCGCTGCCATTGTCATCTTTTATATTTAA
- a CDS encoding ketopantoate reductase family protein: protein MKIAVLGAGAMGCLYGCYLSKKYDVLLVDTYAPQVEAINAKGVTITEMDGTDHHYAMKAALSGTCSEPADLLVVFVKSTATYAAIEANQGLIGPDTLVMTLQNGAGNDRDIAHFVPKENIVIGTSKHNSVGAGPAACRHTGSGETTLGTMAKDSDKDRKVAAILEDCGFEVTVSDDIQRIIWSKLFVNMSINTLSALLECRIGYMIENKYAWDFARRIIYEGVMVAEADGTYFDRREALESVRKVCEAVPNGYASMYQDRKNRRKTEIDKINGAVVEQAKLYGVPTPYNSLVVDLIHAVEGTYDDKPE, encoded by the coding sequence ATGAAAATTGCGGTTCTCGGCGCCGGAGCCATGGGATGCCTGTACGGCTGCTACCTTTCGAAAAAGTACGATGTTCTTCTTGTCGACACCTACGCGCCGCAGGTGGAGGCCATCAACGCCAAGGGCGTCACCATCACGGAAATGGACGGCACGGACCATCACTACGCCATGAAGGCCGCCCTTTCCGGCACCTGCTCCGAACCTGCCGATCTTCTGGTGGTATTCGTCAAATCCACCGCCACCTATGCCGCCATAGAAGCCAATCAGGGACTCATCGGCCCCGACACTCTGGTCATGACGCTTCAGAACGGCGCGGGAAACGACCGCGACATCGCCCATTTCGTGCCGAAGGAGAACATCGTCATCGGTACGAGCAAGCATAACAGCGTCGGCGCGGGCCCCGCCGCCTGCCGCCATACCGGCAGCGGCGAAACCACTCTGGGCACCATGGCCAAGGACAGCGACAAGGACCGGAAGGTGGCGGCCATTCTTGAAGACTGCGGCTTTGAGGTCACCGTCAGCGACGACATCCAGCGCATCATCTGGAGCAAGCTCTTCGTGAACATGTCCATCAATACGCTCTCCGCGCTGCTGGAATGCCGCATCGGGTACATGATAGAAAACAAATACGCCTGGGATTTCGCAAGACGCATCATCTATGAAGGCGTTATGGTGGCGGAGGCCGACGGCACCTATTTCGACCGCCGCGAGGCACTGGAAAGCGTGCGCAAGGTCTGCGAAGCCGTTCCCAACGGCTACGCCAGCATGTATCAGGACCGCAAGAACCGCCGCAAAACGGAAATCGACAAGATCAACGGCGCCGTGGTGGAACAGGCCAAGCTTTACGGCGTGCCCACCCCCTACAATTCCCTCGTCGTGGACCTCATCCACGCCGTGGAAGGCACCTACGACGACAAACCGGAATAA